From Streptomyces sp. NBC_01426, a single genomic window includes:
- a CDS encoding Rieske 2Fe-2S domain-containing protein, with protein MSLNVHSGWYLAAFASELDGEVVPLDIGGRRLVAVRTEGRLRVHDADCPHRGAHLGHGGRVEGGCLVCPFHGRRIRLGQPSGEGGRPWVREHEVVECGDAVFVRLTDGPDDDRGLRTVLKELADSMPLVKAVERPVAAAADLIVENAFDTDHFTALHKVHRIRGMRHSTGVHGELVMDGEFPMSASPWAGRGAAAQPYVPRFHARAYSPGVVVTEFGPADEVHVIVTGAVPDGRGGCVARVAVGVREGRENQLPMLVAGSERALAEDITVWEHLNPRVTPRYDAADAAVVAYREFCAGFAELGDGEAS; from the coding sequence ATGTCCTTGAACGTCCATTCGGGGTGGTACCTGGCCGCCTTCGCGTCCGAACTGGACGGCGAGGTGGTGCCGTTGGACATCGGCGGGCGCCGTCTGGTGGCCGTGCGCACGGAAGGCCGGCTCCGCGTCCACGACGCCGACTGCCCGCACCGCGGCGCCCATCTCGGCCACGGCGGCCGGGTGGAGGGCGGCTGCCTGGTGTGCCCCTTCCACGGGCGGCGCATCCGGCTGGGGCAGCCCTCGGGTGAGGGCGGCCGGCCCTGGGTGCGCGAGCACGAGGTCGTCGAATGCGGCGACGCCGTCTTCGTGCGCCTCACCGACGGGCCGGACGACGACCGCGGCTTGCGCACCGTACTGAAGGAGCTGGCCGACTCGATGCCGCTGGTCAAGGCGGTGGAGCGGCCAGTGGCCGCGGCCGCGGACCTCATCGTCGAGAACGCCTTCGACACCGACCACTTCACGGCGCTGCACAAAGTCCACCGGATCCGCGGCATGAGGCATTCCACCGGTGTACACGGCGAGTTGGTGATGGACGGGGAGTTCCCGATGTCGGCCTCGCCCTGGGCCGGCCGCGGTGCGGCGGCGCAGCCGTACGTTCCGCGCTTCCACGCGCGTGCGTACAGCCCCGGTGTCGTCGTCACCGAGTTCGGGCCCGCCGACGAGGTGCACGTCATCGTCACCGGCGCCGTGCCCGACGGGCGCGGGGGCTGTGTCGCCCGGGTCGCCGTCGGCGTGCGCGAAGGCCGCGAGAACCAGCTGCCCATGCTGGTCGCCGGCAGCGAGCGGGCCCTCGCCGAGGACATCACCGTCTGGGAGCACCTCAACCCGCGGGTGACGCCCCGCTACGACGCGGCCGACGCGGCCGTCGTCGCGTACCGGGAGTTCTGCGCGGGCTTCGCCGAACTCGGCGACGGGGAGGCATCGTGA
- a CDS encoding VOC family protein — MPRRTSYVDGTPCWIDHVGVDPTGAKDFYAALFGWEFRPEGGRGYHLVLLGGEIVGGLGPSPAGPRFGSAWTVYLAAKDLDAAGRRAEQHGAHVVVAGVPAGGNGRLSLAVDPLGAAFGLWQGAHDEGVVVVDEAGALTGAALHTPRPGESGDFYREVCGARPETEEAVEAADARWVPRFGVADTDAFEYLARAAGARVLAPGLLSDPWGAVFGVTDDFGTA; from the coding sequence GTGCCCCGCCGCACCTCCTACGTTGACGGAACTCCTTGCTGGATCGACCACGTAGGCGTCGACCCCACCGGGGCCAAGGACTTCTACGCGGCCCTCTTCGGCTGGGAGTTCCGGCCCGAGGGCGGCCGGGGCTACCACCTGGTGCTGCTCGGCGGCGAGATCGTCGGCGGCCTCGGACCGAGCCCGGCCGGACCTCGCTTCGGCTCCGCCTGGACCGTGTACCTCGCGGCGAAGGACCTCGACGCCGCGGGACGCCGGGCCGAACAGCACGGCGCCCACGTGGTGGTGGCGGGCGTCCCGGCCGGCGGCAACGGCCGCCTCAGCCTCGCCGTCGACCCCCTGGGCGCGGCGTTCGGGCTGTGGCAGGGCGCCCACGACGAGGGCGTGGTGGTCGTCGACGAGGCCGGCGCGCTGACCGGCGCCGCCCTGCACACGCCGCGGCCGGGTGAGTCGGGCGACTTCTACCGGGAGGTCTGCGGCGCCCGGCCGGAGACCGAGGAGGCGGTGGAGGCGGCGGACGCACGCTGGGTGCCGCGGTTCGGGGTGGCCGACACCGACGCCTTCGAGTACCTCGCCCGCGCGGCGGGCGCCCGTGTCCTCGCCCCGGGACTGCTGAGCGATCCCTGGGGAGCGGTGTTCGGCGTGACGGACGACTTCGGCACCGCCTGA
- a CDS encoding alpha/beta fold hydrolase: MTEPGTATGADHPGGRIGGSGGDDGRHVSCEPLPGEREGAYDGLRTLTYGSGPTVLWVHGYTMDATLWRPLWRLLPGLRHVGVDLPGHGGSEALRSGLTMPELAARVMGLAREQEARRWVGLSFGSTVALEMALAYPGEVDRLVVGAPTPAGGPPDPAARKRYIEMLMLRRMRGAEAAELLADLWMAAPPDIFRGTEAHPVLRAELRSVVARHSWAELDSGAMAGLSAHVHSGEDLARITACTFALTGSADMPVFHDNAALLSRVVPRCRIHVVSGAGHLPFLEQPWAVAPLLLEHLLAC; encoded by the coding sequence GTGACAGAGCCCGGGACGGCGACCGGCGCCGATCACCCTGGGGGCCGCATCGGCGGGTCCGGCGGCGACGACGGGCGCCACGTCTCCTGCGAGCCGCTGCCCGGCGAGCGGGAGGGCGCGTACGACGGGCTGCGCACCCTGACCTACGGCAGCGGCCCCACCGTGCTGTGGGTGCACGGCTACACCATGGACGCCACCCTGTGGCGGCCCTTGTGGCGGTTGCTCCCCGGGCTGCGCCACGTCGGCGTGGACCTGCCGGGGCACGGCGGCTCCGAGGCGCTGCGCTCCGGGCTGACCATGCCGGAACTCGCCGCACGTGTCATGGGGTTGGCCCGTGAGCAGGAGGCCCGGCGGTGGGTGGGCCTGTCCTTCGGGTCGACCGTCGCGCTGGAGATGGCGCTCGCGTACCCGGGCGAGGTCGACCGCCTCGTCGTGGGCGCGCCGACCCCGGCCGGCGGACCGCCCGACCCGGCGGCCCGCAAGCGGTACATCGAGATGCTGATGTTGCGCCGGATGCGCGGGGCGGAGGCGGCCGAGCTGTTGGCCGATCTGTGGATGGCGGCGCCGCCGGACATCTTCCGGGGCACCGAGGCCCATCCGGTGCTCCGCGCCGAGCTGCGGTCCGTCGTGGCCCGCCACTCCTGGGCCGAGTTGGACAGCGGGGCGATGGCGGGGCTCAGCGCGCACGTGCACTCCGGGGAGGACCTGGCGCGGATCACGGCCTGTACGTTCGCACTGACCGGCAGCGCCGACATGCCCGTATTCCACGACAATGCCGCTTTGTTGTCCCGGGTGGTGCCCCGCTGTCGCATCCATGTGGTTTCCGGCGCGGGTCATTTGCCCTTTCTCGAACAGCCGTGGGCTGTGGCGCCGCTGCTGCTGGAGCACCTGTTGGCCTGTTAG